One genomic window of Oryctolagus cuniculus chromosome 11, mOryCun1.1, whole genome shotgun sequence includes the following:
- the BIN2 gene encoding bridging integrator 2 isoform X3 produces the protein MDLPQSRQHPKAKVLQKLGKTVETKDERFEQCANNFYQQQAEGQKLYKDLKNFLGAVKVMHESSKRVSETLQEIYSSEWDGHEELKAIMGNNDLLWEDYEEKLSDQALRTMENYVAQFGEIKERIAKRGRKLVDYDSARHHLEAVQNAKKKDEAKTAKAEEEFNKAQTVFEDLNQELLEELPVLYNSRVGCYVTIFQNISNLRDVFYREMSKLNHQLYEVMSKLEKQHSNKVFVVKGLSSSSRRSLVISAPVRTSAVSSPLTSPTSPSARSLTSEMESESATEEELAPGAAQGEDNCEVKQEPSKDEEMAEEESEASSEEEEPLPACNGPSEVQPSATTEAEASQEEVPPRSPPASPDRVLTLSVQPSSPAPEVVLRTRASSEGAEQPKKRASTQRASAPPSRPPPPRATPSPRPPSGDVPPSPPASEGASPASPGGVLGTGTPSPRASLEVSPHAEPPEKPGRAPGAREMEDAPVPSAEPCASPTSVSQGQDLQLPASAAPGENTLTASEPPEEVATGQNAQL, from the exons GCAGAAGGCCAAAAGCTATACAAGGACCTGAAGAACTTCCTTGGTGCAGTCAAAG TGATGCATGAGAGTTCCAAGAGGGTGTCGGAAACCCTGCAGGAGATCTACAGCAGCGAGTGGGACGGCCACGAGGAGCTCAAGGCCATCATGGGG AATAATGATCTCCTTTGGGAAGACTATGAAGAGAAACTGTCTGACCAGGCCTTGAGGACCATGGAAAACTATGTGGCCCAGTTTGGCGAGATTAAG GAGAGAATTGCGAAGCGGGGCCGGAAGCTTGTGGACTATGACAGTGCCCGACACCACCTGGAGGCAGTGCAGAATGCCAAGAAGAAGGATGAGGCCAAGACTGCCAAG GCAGAGGAAGAGTTCAACAAAGCCCAGACTGTGTTTGAAGATCTGAACCAGGAACTGCTGGAGGAGCTGCCTGTTCTTTACAATAG TCGCGTTGGCTGTTATGTGACCATCTTCCAGAACATTTCCAACCTAAGGGACGTCTTCTACAGGGAGATGAGCAAG CTGAACCACCAGCTGTACGAGGTGATGAGCAAACTGGAGAAGCAGCATTCCAACAAAGTCTTCGTGGTGAAGGGACTGTCAAG CAGCAGCAGGCGCTCTTTAGTCATCTCTGCTCCCGTTCGAACGTCTGCAGTCTCCAGCCCTCTCACCTCTCCCACCAGTCCCTCTGCACGGTCCTTGACGAGTGAAATGGAATCTGAATCAGCTACTGAAGAGGAGCTGGCCCCTGGTGCAGCCCAGGGAGAAGACAACTGTGAAGTGAAACAGGAGCCCtcaaaagatgaagaaatggCGGAGGAAGAGTCGGAAGCCAGCTCTGAGGAGGAAGAGCCTCTACCAGCCTGCAACGGCCCGAGCGAGGTCCAGCCCTCCGCCACCACCGAGGCCGAGGCGTCCCAGGAGGAGGTTCCCCCTCGCTCGCCGCCTGCATCACCAGACAGAGTCCTGACCCTGTCGGTGCAGCCTTCATCTCCTGCCCCGGAAGTAGTTCTCCGAACCCGCGCCTCCAGCGAAGGAGCCGAACAACCCAAGAAGAGAGCTTCTACCCAGCGGGCCTCAGCGCCCCCGAGCAGGCCGCCTCCACCCCGCGCCACTCCGAGCCCCAGGCCCCCCTCAGGGGATGTACCCCCCAGCCCGCCGGCCTCCGAAGGGGCTTCACCCGCCAGCCCCGGGGGCGTCCTGGGCACTGGGActccaagtcctagggcctccTTGGAGGTCTCTCCTCATGCAGAGCCACCAGAGAAGCCAGGCAGAGCTCCTGGGGCCAGAGAAATGGAAGACGCCCCTGTTCCAAGCGCAGAACCTTGTGCCTCCCCCACCTCGGTGTCTCAG GGCCAAGACCTGCAGCTTCCGGCCTCTGCGGCTCCAGGAGAGAACACCCTCACAGCCTCGGAGCCTCCAGAAGAG GTGGCCACAGGTCAGAACGCACAGCTCTGA
- the BIN2 gene encoding bridging integrator 2 isoform X4 — MCQQLLPTTVMHESSKRVSETLQEIYSSEWDGHEELKAIMGNNDLLWEDYEEKLSDQALRTMENYVAQFGEIKERIAKRGRKLVDYDSARHHLEAVQNAKKKDEAKTAKAEEEFNKAQTVFEDLNQELLEELPVLYNSRVGCYVTIFQNISNLRDVFYREMSKLNHQLYEVMSKLEKQHSNKVFVVKGLSSSSRRSLVISAPVRTSAVSSPLTSPTSPSARSLTSEMESESATEEELAPGAAQGEDNCEVKQEPSKDEEMAEEESEASSEEEEPLPACNGPSEVQPSATTEAEASQEEVPPRSPPASPDRVLTLSVQPSSPAPEVVLRTRASSEGAEQPKKRASTQRASAPPSRPPPPRATPSPRPPSGDVPPSPPASEGASPASPGGVLGTGTPSPRASLEVSPHAEPPEKPGRAPGAREMEDAPVPSAEPCASPTSVSQGQDLQLPASAAPGENTLTASEPPEEVATGQNAQL; from the exons TGATGCATGAGAGTTCCAAGAGGGTGTCGGAAACCCTGCAGGAGATCTACAGCAGCGAGTGGGACGGCCACGAGGAGCTCAAGGCCATCATGGGG AATAATGATCTCCTTTGGGAAGACTATGAAGAGAAACTGTCTGACCAGGCCTTGAGGACCATGGAAAACTATGTGGCCCAGTTTGGCGAGATTAAG GAGAGAATTGCGAAGCGGGGCCGGAAGCTTGTGGACTATGACAGTGCCCGACACCACCTGGAGGCAGTGCAGAATGCCAAGAAGAAGGATGAGGCCAAGACTGCCAAG GCAGAGGAAGAGTTCAACAAAGCCCAGACTGTGTTTGAAGATCTGAACCAGGAACTGCTGGAGGAGCTGCCTGTTCTTTACAATAG TCGCGTTGGCTGTTATGTGACCATCTTCCAGAACATTTCCAACCTAAGGGACGTCTTCTACAGGGAGATGAGCAAG CTGAACCACCAGCTGTACGAGGTGATGAGCAAACTGGAGAAGCAGCATTCCAACAAAGTCTTCGTGGTGAAGGGACTGTCAAG CAGCAGCAGGCGCTCTTTAGTCATCTCTGCTCCCGTTCGAACGTCTGCAGTCTCCAGCCCTCTCACCTCTCCCACCAGTCCCTCTGCACGGTCCTTGACGAGTGAAATGGAATCTGAATCAGCTACTGAAGAGGAGCTGGCCCCTGGTGCAGCCCAGGGAGAAGACAACTGTGAAGTGAAACAGGAGCCCtcaaaagatgaagaaatggCGGAGGAAGAGTCGGAAGCCAGCTCTGAGGAGGAAGAGCCTCTACCAGCCTGCAACGGCCCGAGCGAGGTCCAGCCCTCCGCCACCACCGAGGCCGAGGCGTCCCAGGAGGAGGTTCCCCCTCGCTCGCCGCCTGCATCACCAGACAGAGTCCTGACCCTGTCGGTGCAGCCTTCATCTCCTGCCCCGGAAGTAGTTCTCCGAACCCGCGCCTCCAGCGAAGGAGCCGAACAACCCAAGAAGAGAGCTTCTACCCAGCGGGCCTCAGCGCCCCCGAGCAGGCCGCCTCCACCCCGCGCCACTCCGAGCCCCAGGCCCCCCTCAGGGGATGTACCCCCCAGCCCGCCGGCCTCCGAAGGGGCTTCACCCGCCAGCCCCGGGGGCGTCCTGGGCACTGGGActccaagtcctagggcctccTTGGAGGTCTCTCCTCATGCAGAGCCACCAGAGAAGCCAGGCAGAGCTCCTGGGGCCAGAGAAATGGAAGACGCCCCTGTTCCAAGCGCAGAACCTTGTGCCTCCCCCACCTCGGTGTCTCAG GGCCAAGACCTGCAGCTTCCGGCCTCTGCGGCTCCAGGAGAGAACACCCTCACAGCCTCGGAGCCTCCAGAAGAG GTGGCCACAGGTCAGAACGCACAGCTCTGA
- the BIN2 gene encoding bridging integrator 2 isoform X2, whose product MAEGKAGGAAGLFAKQVQKKFSRAQEKVLQKLGKTVETKDERFEQCANNFYQQQAEGQKLYKDLKNFLGAVKVMHESSKRVSETLQEIYSSEWDGHEELKAIMGNNDLLWEDYEEKLSDQALRTMENYVAQFGEIKERIAKRGRKLVDYDSARHHLEAVQNAKKKDEAKTAKAEEEFNKAQTVFEDLNQELLEELPVLYNSRVGCYVTIFQNISNLRDVFYREMSKLNHQLYEVMSKLEKQHSNKVFVVKGLSSSRRSLVISAPVRTSAVSSPLTSPTSPSARSLTSEMESESATEEELAPGAAQGEDNCEVKQEPSKDEEMAEEESEASSEEEEPLPACNGPSEVQPSATTEAEASQEEVPPRSPPASPDRVLTLSVQPSSPAPEVVLRTRASSEGAEQPKKRASTQRASAPPSRPPPPRATPSPRPPSGDVPPSPPASEGASPASPGGVLGTGTPSPRASLEVSPHAEPPEKPGRAPGAREMEDAPVPSAEPCASPTSVSQGQDLQLPASAAPGENTLTASEPPEEVATGQNAQL is encoded by the exons GCAGAAGGCCAAAAGCTATACAAGGACCTGAAGAACTTCCTTGGTGCAGTCAAAG TGATGCATGAGAGTTCCAAGAGGGTGTCGGAAACCCTGCAGGAGATCTACAGCAGCGAGTGGGACGGCCACGAGGAGCTCAAGGCCATCATGGGG AATAATGATCTCCTTTGGGAAGACTATGAAGAGAAACTGTCTGACCAGGCCTTGAGGACCATGGAAAACTATGTGGCCCAGTTTGGCGAGATTAAG GAGAGAATTGCGAAGCGGGGCCGGAAGCTTGTGGACTATGACAGTGCCCGACACCACCTGGAGGCAGTGCAGAATGCCAAGAAGAAGGATGAGGCCAAGACTGCCAAG GCAGAGGAAGAGTTCAACAAAGCCCAGACTGTGTTTGAAGATCTGAACCAGGAACTGCTGGAGGAGCTGCCTGTTCTTTACAATAG TCGCGTTGGCTGTTATGTGACCATCTTCCAGAACATTTCCAACCTAAGGGACGTCTTCTACAGGGAGATGAGCAAG CTGAACCACCAGCTGTACGAGGTGATGAGCAAACTGGAGAAGCAGCATTCCAACAAAGTCTTCGTGGTGAAGGGACTGTCAAG CAGCAGGCGCTCTTTAGTCATCTCTGCTCCCGTTCGAACGTCTGCAGTCTCCAGCCCTCTCACCTCTCCCACCAGTCCCTCTGCACGGTCCTTGACGAGTGAAATGGAATCTGAATCAGCTACTGAAGAGGAGCTGGCCCCTGGTGCAGCCCAGGGAGAAGACAACTGTGAAGTGAAACAGGAGCCCtcaaaagatgaagaaatggCGGAGGAAGAGTCGGAAGCCAGCTCTGAGGAGGAAGAGCCTCTACCAGCCTGCAACGGCCCGAGCGAGGTCCAGCCCTCCGCCACCACCGAGGCCGAGGCGTCCCAGGAGGAGGTTCCCCCTCGCTCGCCGCCTGCATCACCAGACAGAGTCCTGACCCTGTCGGTGCAGCCTTCATCTCCTGCCCCGGAAGTAGTTCTCCGAACCCGCGCCTCCAGCGAAGGAGCCGAACAACCCAAGAAGAGAGCTTCTACCCAGCGGGCCTCAGCGCCCCCGAGCAGGCCGCCTCCACCCCGCGCCACTCCGAGCCCCAGGCCCCCCTCAGGGGATGTACCCCCCAGCCCGCCGGCCTCCGAAGGGGCTTCACCCGCCAGCCCCGGGGGCGTCCTGGGCACTGGGActccaagtcctagggcctccTTGGAGGTCTCTCCTCATGCAGAGCCACCAGAGAAGCCAGGCAGAGCTCCTGGGGCCAGAGAAATGGAAGACGCCCCTGTTCCAAGCGCAGAACCTTGTGCCTCCCCCACCTCGGTGTCTCAG GGCCAAGACCTGCAGCTTCCGGCCTCTGCGGCTCCAGGAGAGAACACCCTCACAGCCTCGGAGCCTCCAGAAGAG GTGGCCACAGGTCAGAACGCACAGCTCTGA
- the BIN2 gene encoding bridging integrator 2 isoform X1, with translation MAEGKAGGAAGLFAKQVQKKFSRAQEKVLQKLGKTVETKDERFEQCANNFYQQQAEGQKLYKDLKNFLGAVKVMHESSKRVSETLQEIYSSEWDGHEELKAIMGNNDLLWEDYEEKLSDQALRTMENYVAQFGEIKERIAKRGRKLVDYDSARHHLEAVQNAKKKDEAKTAKAEEEFNKAQTVFEDLNQELLEELPVLYNSRVGCYVTIFQNISNLRDVFYREMSKLNHQLYEVMSKLEKQHSNKVFVVKGLSSSSRRSLVISAPVRTSAVSSPLTSPTSPSARSLTSEMESESATEEELAPGAAQGEDNCEVKQEPSKDEEMAEEESEASSEEEEPLPACNGPSEVQPSATTEAEASQEEVPPRSPPASPDRVLTLSVQPSSPAPEVVLRTRASSEGAEQPKKRASTQRASAPPSRPPPPRATPSPRPPSGDVPPSPPASEGASPASPGGVLGTGTPSPRASLEVSPHAEPPEKPGRAPGAREMEDAPVPSAEPCASPTSVSQGQDLQLPASAAPGENTLTASEPPEEVATGQNAQL, from the exons GCAGAAGGCCAAAAGCTATACAAGGACCTGAAGAACTTCCTTGGTGCAGTCAAAG TGATGCATGAGAGTTCCAAGAGGGTGTCGGAAACCCTGCAGGAGATCTACAGCAGCGAGTGGGACGGCCACGAGGAGCTCAAGGCCATCATGGGG AATAATGATCTCCTTTGGGAAGACTATGAAGAGAAACTGTCTGACCAGGCCTTGAGGACCATGGAAAACTATGTGGCCCAGTTTGGCGAGATTAAG GAGAGAATTGCGAAGCGGGGCCGGAAGCTTGTGGACTATGACAGTGCCCGACACCACCTGGAGGCAGTGCAGAATGCCAAGAAGAAGGATGAGGCCAAGACTGCCAAG GCAGAGGAAGAGTTCAACAAAGCCCAGACTGTGTTTGAAGATCTGAACCAGGAACTGCTGGAGGAGCTGCCTGTTCTTTACAATAG TCGCGTTGGCTGTTATGTGACCATCTTCCAGAACATTTCCAACCTAAGGGACGTCTTCTACAGGGAGATGAGCAAG CTGAACCACCAGCTGTACGAGGTGATGAGCAAACTGGAGAAGCAGCATTCCAACAAAGTCTTCGTGGTGAAGGGACTGTCAAG CAGCAGCAGGCGCTCTTTAGTCATCTCTGCTCCCGTTCGAACGTCTGCAGTCTCCAGCCCTCTCACCTCTCCCACCAGTCCCTCTGCACGGTCCTTGACGAGTGAAATGGAATCTGAATCAGCTACTGAAGAGGAGCTGGCCCCTGGTGCAGCCCAGGGAGAAGACAACTGTGAAGTGAAACAGGAGCCCtcaaaagatgaagaaatggCGGAGGAAGAGTCGGAAGCCAGCTCTGAGGAGGAAGAGCCTCTACCAGCCTGCAACGGCCCGAGCGAGGTCCAGCCCTCCGCCACCACCGAGGCCGAGGCGTCCCAGGAGGAGGTTCCCCCTCGCTCGCCGCCTGCATCACCAGACAGAGTCCTGACCCTGTCGGTGCAGCCTTCATCTCCTGCCCCGGAAGTAGTTCTCCGAACCCGCGCCTCCAGCGAAGGAGCCGAACAACCCAAGAAGAGAGCTTCTACCCAGCGGGCCTCAGCGCCCCCGAGCAGGCCGCCTCCACCCCGCGCCACTCCGAGCCCCAGGCCCCCCTCAGGGGATGTACCCCCCAGCCCGCCGGCCTCCGAAGGGGCTTCACCCGCCAGCCCCGGGGGCGTCCTGGGCACTGGGActccaagtcctagggcctccTTGGAGGTCTCTCCTCATGCAGAGCCACCAGAGAAGCCAGGCAGAGCTCCTGGGGCCAGAGAAATGGAAGACGCCCCTGTTCCAAGCGCAGAACCTTGTGCCTCCCCCACCTCGGTGTCTCAG GGCCAAGACCTGCAGCTTCCGGCCTCTGCGGCTCCAGGAGAGAACACCCTCACAGCCTCGGAGCCTCCAGAAGAG GTGGCCACAGGTCAGAACGCACAGCTCTGA